In Helianthus annuus cultivar XRQ/B chromosome 9, HanXRQr2.0-SUNRISE, whole genome shotgun sequence, the following are encoded in one genomic region:
- the LOC110879042 gene encoding protein NSP-INTERACTING KINASE 1, which translates to MRVQAKIPLFSFMFLWFWVSSNGLLSPKGVNFEVQALMGIKASLLDPHGVLENWDADAVDPCSWTMVTCSAESLVIGLGTPSQNLSGTLSPSIGNLTNLQIVLLQNNNITGSIPKEIGKLKMLQTLDLSDNHFTNEIPSSLGHLTALQYMRLNNNSLSGPIPESVVNMTQLAFVDLSYNNLSGPVPRFPSKTFNIVGNPLMCPTGSDQQCYGMTLMPISMPLNTTQAANTSSRRKTHKTAIAVGTSLGCVFMLVFVLALLWWRRRHDQGPFFDVKDKHHEEVSLGNLRKFQFRELQIATHNFSNKNILGKGGFGHVYKGTLQDGTLVAVKRLKDGGAAGGERQFQTEVEMISLAVHRNLLRLYGFCMTPTEKLLVYPYMPNGSVASRLKAKPVLDWGIRKKIALGAGRGLLYLHEQCDPKIIHRDVKAANILLDDCCEAVVGDFGLAKLLDHQDTHVTTAVRGTVGHIAPEYLSTGQSSEKTDVFGFGILLLELITGQRALEFGKAANQKGAMLEWVKKINQEKKLDILVDKDLKKNYDIMELEELVKVALLCTQYLPGSRPKMSEVVRMLEGDGLAERWEASQGIESSGKYRTPELSSSERYSDLTDDSSLLGQAIELSGPR; encoded by the exons ATGAGAGTACAAGCAAAGATTCCTCtgttttcttttatgtttttatggTTTTGGGTGTCTTCAAATGGCTTGCTTTCACCTAAAGGTGTCAACTTTGAAG TTCAAGCTTTAATGGGTATCAAAGCTTCTTTGTTGGACCCTCATGGTGTTCTTGAAAATTGGGATGCTGATGCTGTTGATCCTTGTAGCTGGACTATGGTCACCTGCTCTGCTGAAAGTTTAGTCATTGgctt GGGAACACCAAGTCAAAATTTATCTGGCACACTTTCTCCAAGCATTGGCAACCTCACCAATCTTCAGATTGT ATTGTTGCAGAATAATAACATCACAGGGTCAATCCCAAAAGAAATTGGTAAACTGAAGATGCTACAAACACTTGATCTTTCTGATAATCATTTCACTAATGAAATCCCATCTTCTTTGGGTCACTTGACAGCCCTTCAATACAT GAGGCTAAACAACAACAGTCTTTCTGGGCCAATTCCAGAATCAGTAGTTAACATGACCCAACTTGCATTTGT AGACTTGTCTTACAATAATTTGAGTGGCCCTGTTCCTAGATTTCCTTCCAAGACTTTCAA CATTGTTGGGAACCCTCTCATGTGTCCAACAGGATCTGACCAACAATGCTATGGAATGACACTTATGCCCATCTCTATGCCACTAAATACCACACAAG CTGCAAACACCTCATCAAGAAGAAAAACTCATAAAACGGCTATTGCCGTCGGTACTAGCCTCGGATGCGTTTTCATGCTCGTTTTCGTACTCGCGTTGTTGTGGTGGAGGCGAAGGCATGATCAGGGACCATTCTTTGATGTAAAAG ATAAGCATCATGAAGAAGTTTCGCTAGGGAATTTAAGGAAGTTTCAATTTCGGGAACTTCAAATCgcaacacacaacttcagcaacAAGAACATATTGGGAAAAGGAGGTTTCGGGCATGTGTACAAAGGAACCCTCCAAGATGGCACATTGGTGGCGGTCAAGCGGCTGAAAGATGGCGGTGCAGCTGGCGGAGAACGACAGTTCCAAACAGAAGTCGAAATGATCAGCCTAGCGGTGCACCGGAATCTTCTAAGATTATATGGCTTTTGCATGACTCCAACCGAAAAGCTCTTAGTCTACCCGTATATGCCGAACGGCAGCGTGGCGTCTCGGCTCAAGG CAAAACCAGTGTTGGATTGGGGTATAAGGAAGAAAATTGCTTTAGGGGCTGGAAGAGGGTTGTTGTACCTTCATGAGCAATGTGACCCAAAAATTATACATAGGGATGTGAAGGCTGCAAATATACTACTTGATGATTGTTGTGAGGCAGTTGTGGGTGATTTCGGGCTGGCTAAGCTTTTAGACCACCAAGATACTCATGTGACCACCGCGGTTCGAGGCACCGTGGGCCATATAGCACCTGAATATCTCTCGACGGGTCAGTCATCCGAGAAAACCGATGTTTTTGGTTTCGGGATTCTTCTGCTCGAACTTATCACTGGACAAAGGGCTCTAGAGTTTGGCAAGGCTGCAAACCAGAAAGGGGCTATGCTTGAATGG GTAAAGAAGATCAACCAAGAGAAGAAACTAGACATATTAGTAGACAAAGATTTAAAAAAGAACTACGACATAATGGAGTTAGAGGAGCTTGTAAAAGTGGCATTGTTGTGCACACAATATCTTCCCGGAAGCCGCCCAAAGATGTCGGAAGTTGTACGAATGCTGGAAGGTGATGGGCTGGCAGAGAGATGGGAAGCTTCACAGGGGATTGAGTCCTCCGGAAAGTACAGAACGCCGGAGCTCTCGTCGTCGGAAAGATACTCCGATCTCACTGATGACTCTTCCTTATTGGGCCAAGCCATAGAACTCTCCGGCCCAAGATGA